One genomic region from Argentina anserina chromosome 2, drPotAnse1.1, whole genome shotgun sequence encodes:
- the LOC126784281 gene encoding subtilisin-like protease SBT3, producing the protein MGFHPMISLLVLTILQINNAVSNAEESQTYIIHLDHSHKPTSFATHESWHRSLLSSSSLAIQENELLLYSYSHVMHGFSAKLTASQLLELEKSPAHVATYPESFGKLFTTHSSKFLGLQQNSGLLLASSSGQDVIIGIIDTGVWPESESFSDRGMSEVPKRWKGACENGTDFSRSLCNNKLIGARSFSKGLKAAGLKISKKHDFDSPRDWFGHGTHTSSTAAGNYVLGASHFGYAKGTARGVAPRAHVAMYKVIWETDASAGMLVASDVLAGMDQAIADGVDIMSLSLGFDFFPYFKDVIAIASLSALEKGIVVICAAGNDGEYNTTYNGAPWITTVGAGTLDRTFTATLTLDNGLTVEGTSYFPESVYITDAPFYYGKDNVDKAVCNFGALDHKEVKGKVVICDNSTDTDVKGQMKEVERAGGYAGIFMADFTSVDPEDFSIPAIIVPLATGDLIRDYATQANTTRVKNLSFVHTNLGTKPSPEVAEFSSKGPDPITPGILKPDILAPGVNVLAAVIPNKRCMTVNNYDFVTDYALDSGTSMATPHVAGVAALLKAVHREWSPAAIRSAIMTTAYSTDNTRKTLQIQRYHRPGTPLDFGAGHINPNKAMNPGLIYDMDVQDYIEFLCGLGYNDNEMKAVIRRSQWHCSSKAADLNYPSFIAIFNGTDSPKAKDFSRVATNVGDDTSTYRAYLEVPKGMRITVQPSILVFTGKNQEQGFTLSIAVDSDAPSVIYGYLRWIDQYNHIVSSPVVAIIN; encoded by the coding sequence ATGGGTTTCCACCCGATGATCTCTCTGTTAGTGCTTACCATACTGCAGATCAACAATGCAGTTTCAAATGCTGAGGAATCTCAGACATACATCATTCACCTGGATCATTCCCACAAACCTACGTCTTTCGCCACCCATGAATCATGGCACAGGTCTCTACTGTCATCTTCGTCTCTGGCTATTCAAGAGAACGAATTGTTGTTGTACTCATACAGCCATGTCATGCATGGCTTCAGTGCCAAGCTCACAGCCTCTCAACTGTTGGAATTGGAAAAATCCCCGGCGCATGTAGCTACATACCCCGAGTCTTTTGGCAAGCTCTTCACAACACACAGCTCCAAGTTTTTAGGCCTACAACAAAACTCTGGCTTATTGCTTGCTTCCTCATCTGGCCAAGATGTGATCATAGGGATTATAGATACTGGAGTGTGGCCAGAGAGCGAGAGTTTTAGTGATAGGGGAATGTCTGAAGTGCCAAAAAGATGGAAAGGCGCATGCGAGAATGGAACTGACTTCAGCCGATCTCTCTGCAACAACAAGCTCATTGGGGCTCGATCCTTTAGCAAAGGCCTGAAAGCAGCAGGACTCAAAATCTCTAAAAAACATGACTTTGATTCACCAAGGGATTGGTTTGGTCATGGAACTCACACTTCATCAACAGCTGCAGGTAACTATGTACTTGGCGCAAGTCATTTCGGATATGCAAAAGGCACAGCAAGAGGGGTGGCACCGCGAGCCCATGTTGCCATGTACAAGGTCATTTGGGAAACAGACGCATCAGCAGGAATGCTTGTAGCTAGTGACGTGCTTGCAGGCATGGACCAGGCAATTGCTGATGGTGTTGACATAATGTCACTGTCCTTAGGCTTTGACTTTTTTCCTTATTTCAAGGATGTCATTGCCATTGCTTCTCTTTCTGCACTTGAAAAGGGAATTGTTGTTATTTGTGCTGCTGGAAATGACGGGGAGTACAATACAACATACAATGGAGCACCCTGGATCACAACAGTAGGGGCCGGCACACTTGATCGCACCTTCACTGCAACATTGACTCTGGATAATGGTTTGACAGTTGAAGGAACATCATACTTCCCGGAGAGCGTTTACATTACTGATGCGCCATTCTACTACGGCAAAGACAATGTAGACAAAGCAGTATGCAATTTTGGGGCACTGGACCATAAAGAAGTGAAGGGAAAGGTAGTGATCTGCGATAATTCCACTGACACTGATGTGAAAGGGCAAATGAAAGAGGTAGAGAGGGCAGGTGGTTATGCTGGGATCTTCATGGCAGATTTCACATCTGTAGACCCAGAAGACTTCTCCATTCCTGCCATCATTGTTCCATTAGCGACAGGGGACTTGATCAGAGACTATGCAACACAGGCCAATACAACTCGAGTTAAGAACCTGAGTTTTGTGCACACAAACTTGGGTACCAAACCCTCACCAGAAGTAGCGGAGTTCTCTTCAAAAGGACCAGACCCGATCACTCCGGGTATTCTAAAACCAGACATTCTTGCTCCAGGAGTCAATGTGCTTGCAGCAGTTATACCAAACAAGCGATGCATGACAGTAAACAATTATGATTTTGTGACAGATTATGCACTAGACTCAGGAACATCAATGGCGACACCCCATGTCGCCGGAGTGGCAGCTCTGCTTAAGGCTGTTCACCGAGAATGGAGTCCAGCAGCCATCCGATCGGCCATCATGACCACCGCATACTCAACTGACAATACTCGAAAGACCTTACAAATTCAAAGGTATCATCGTCCCGGAACGCCCTTGGATTTTGGTGCAGGCCATATCAACCCAAACAAAGCCATGAACCCTGGACTAATCTATGACATGGACGTGCAGGATTACATTGAGTTTCTATGTGGCCTTGGGTATAATGACAACGAAATGAAAGCTGTTATCAGACGAAGCCAGTGGCACTGCAGCTCAAAAGCTGCTGACCTAAACTACCCTTCTTTCATAGCCATTTTTAATGGAACAGACTCCCCTAAAGCCAAAGACTTCAGCAGGGTTGCGACAAACGTGGGGGATGATACATCAACCTACAGAGCATATTTAGAAGTTCCGAAAGGGATGAGGATTACAGTACAGCCTAGTATTCTAGTATTCACAGGCAAGAATCAAGAGCAAGGTTTCACTCTGAGCATAGCGGTCGATAGTGATGCCCCAAGTGTTATCTATGGTTATTTAAGATGGATTGACCAGTATAACCACATAGTATCAAGCCCTGTAGTAGCAATTATCAACTAG